A region of the Coxiella-like endosymbiont genome:
GCAAATACTTTTTAGCGATAGCGCCAGCAGCAACTCGCATCACTGTTTCTCGAGCTGAAGCCCTTCCCCCACCACGATAATCCCTAAATCCGTATTTCTTAAAATAGGTATAATCTCCATGCCCCGGGCGAAACAACGACTTTATCTGTGAATAATCCTGAGGACGCTGATCTGTATTTTCAATTAGTAATGCAATCGGCGTGCCTATGGTTTTTCCTTCTAAAACGCCTGATAGTATTTTGACTTGGTCAGTTTCTCGTCGCTGTGATGTGAAGCGTGACTGACCAGTTTTACGTCGATTAATGTCCGGTTGGATATCTCCTTCGCTTAAGGTAAGGCCAGGAGGGCACCCGTCCACAATGGCCACTAACGCCAAACCATGGCTTTCACCAGCAGTAGTGACGGTAAATAGTTTTCCAAAGGTATTCCCAGACATCGCATTTTAATAGCATTAATACTATAAACTGTCTATATTAAGGGAAAACTGCGTTTATTTCCCACATTCCTGCTATTAGAATGCTCTTAGAATGGCCAGAAAGCTGTGGGGTCTCTAAGCGCTCAACTATTCCAGCTAAAATAAAGAATTATAGCTATAGCAAAAAAATCAGTAGACTCAGAAGAAATTGCTCCAGCCTCGAGTTGGCAAACGATCTTGATTCAAATGATTGGCTTGATGATGAGAAGAAAATCGCTTTTAATGCAGGAACGTACTCTCAATTAGTTAAGCTAGCTTGCGAAGATTATGAAAAATTAGTGAATCCAAAAATCATTTCTTTATAATTAAGTTATTATCTTATCGACTAAACTTTGAAATTGAGGACCGGAAGGAATTTCGTGACCAAGCAACCAATCGTAAAGCAAAGGATCTGGTTCATCGAGGAGACGGTTAAATATTTTTTTTCCTCGGCCGTCAAAATTTGAAATTGATTTTCATAGAATCGCTCCAAAAGGATATCCAATTCCAGCATTCCACGACGGCATTTCCATTTAATTTTTCTCGCTTCCAAAAGTTCGCCCATTTTATTTTTCTCTAAATTGAACGCGTTGAGTTATTTTGCACAATAATTCGTAGCTAATAGTACCAGCCTGTTCAGCTATTTGTTCGACAGGCAATCCATTCCCCCACAAAATTACCTCATCACCAATTTTAACCGCTGACTCGCGGTGTAAATCAATGGCGATCATGTCCATAGATACTCGACCAATTAACGGACATATTTTTCCATGCAATAATGTTGGTGTTCCACAGGGAGCATGGCGTGGGTATCCGTCACCATAGCCAATACCAACAATACCAATAGATGTATTTTTGGAGGAACGCCATATACACCCATAACCCACAACTTCTCCTGGACGACAATTTTTAATTGCTATTATCCTCGCAGATAAAGTCATTACTGGTTTTAAATTTCGTTTCACGCCGATCTCCCAAGAAAAAGGCGACACGCCATACAACATAATGCCAGGGCGGATCCAATCTAAAAAAGCAGTGGAATAGCTTAATACGCCTGCTGAATTTACAACACTTTTAGGGACGTCTCTATCTTTAACAATTTCTCTAAATTGATTAATTTGCCATTCGGTAAACGACCGATCTTTATTATCAGCGTCAGCTAAATGGGTCATTAAGCCAATTGGTTTTTGTACCGACGGACAAGCAGACAAACGGTCATAAGCAGAAGCTACCTTTTGTAGGGAAAAACCTAATCGATGCATTCCCGTATCGATCTTCAACCAAACTTGTAAAGGGGAAGAAATTTTATTTTTTTCTAAAAGATTCAATTGATGAGAGTGGTAAATTACTGCTACTAAATTATAGTGAATAAATTCTTTTAACTCTTTTTCATCAATAAAGCCGCGCATAACCACAATTGGCGTTGCGATCCCGTTTTCCCGTAAAATTAACGCCTCATCAATACACGCCACACCAAATGCATTTGCCAGGGGAAGTGTTTTAGCAAGCCGCACCAATCCGTGGCCATAACCATTGCTTTTAATCATAGCTAAAACAAAAGATTGGGGAGCAATTTCTTTTATCCGAGAAAAATTATGTTTGAGCGCTTGTAAATCGATAGTAGCAACTGCTCGATTCACGCTCGCGCTCCAAAAGGTGATCGCTGTGGCATACTTTCATGAGAAAAATTGTCAAAGCGAGTATATTGCCCCCGAAACGTGAGTATCACCTTCCCAATTGGGCCATTTCGGTGCTTTGCAATAATAATCTCTGCTTTTCCCTTATCGGGAGAGTCTTCATGATAAACCTCATCACGATAAATAAAAGCAATGAGATCAGCGTCTTGTTCAATTGCACCTGATTCACGTAAATCAGACATCACTGGACGTTTATCGGTGCGAGCTTCTAAACTACGGTTAAGCTGAGATAAAGCGATAATAGGAATATTTAATTCTTTTGCTAGCGCTTTTAAAGAGCGGGAAATTGCAGATATTTCTATGCTGCGGTTTTCACGATTGTTGGGAACATGCATCAATTGAAGATAATCCACAGCAATTAAACCGAGGAGCCCCCCCATGCTCACGGGCTAAACGTCTTGCCCGTGAGCGAATCTCCCCGGGACTTAAAGCAGGGGTATCATCGATAAATAATTTGGTTTCTGAGAGCATTTCAATGGCATGGGTAATTCGAGGCCAATCATCGTCTTTGAGTTGGCCCGTGCGCACTTTATGCTGATCAATACTTCCTAGAGACGAAATCATCCGCATAACCAGTGCTTCAGCGGGCATCTCCATACTGAAAACCAGAACCGGAACATTTCCCTTTATGGCCGCATGTTCAGCAATATTCATCGCTAATATGGTTTTTCCCATAGAGGGGCGGCCTGCGATCACAACTAAATCGGCGGGTTGTAAGCCCGAAGTTAATCGATCTAAATCGGTAAAACCTGATGAAAGGCCTGTGAGCGCTCTATCGGAATGATAGAGCATATCAATTCGATCCGTGGCTTTGGCCAACAAGGTGCTGATTGGCACAGGTCCAGCTCCCCGAGAGCGACTTTCAGCAATATTAAAAACCCTTTGTTCAGCCTTATCGAGTAATTCTTTAATGTCACGGCCATCAGGGTTAAAACCATCCTGCACAATATCCGTTCCAGCTTCAATTAATTGCCGTAAAATGGCCCGTTCTCGGACGATATCTGCATAAGCGACAATATTTGCAGCGCTAGGTGTATTTTTAGCTAATTCATAAAGATAAGCTTCTCCAGGCGCATTTAATCGATCCTTCGCTTTTAGCGCTTCTGATATAGTTAATACATCCAAAGGATTATGTTGATCGATCAAGTGTGTCATCGTTTCAAAAATTGCCTGATGATCGGATCGATAAAAATCTTTGGCACTTATTCGGTCAGTAATGCGATCCCACGCGCGATTGTCCAACATTAAGGCACCGAGTACAGATTGTTCCGCCTCTTGAGAGTGAGGTGGAATTTTAGGAAGTAAATCTTTAGGTTTCTGACGTGGGGGCATGGACGCTAGTGTAGCATTCTCACTCTCTTTCCTGCAAAAGTTACTGGTCCACTAGGAAATACAATTGGATTGGGATTGAAAGCATAAGTTCATCAATTTTGTAGTTCAAAATCCGATCCCTGCGCAACCCCCGTATAAGCAAATTAGGTTGTGATATTTTAGCCTTATACATTGTAACCATTGGCGCTACTACCGTAGTCTCAAGATCACCCAAGACTTCCCGTATATTGCGAGGCCCGATCCCAAGAAAATCCTATACGCCACCAATTAAATAAGGTGATAATAAGCCTCATAACCCTAATTGAGATAGGGCACAAAATGGTAACACTACTTAAAATAAAAAGAGATGATGCTCCTTTTAATTATTCAGAAAGTACTTCAATTTTTACCGTAATAGCAACGTCGGTATGAAGATGAACCGGAATTTCATATTCACCAATTTGTCGAATAGGACCTTCAGGTAAGGTTACTTCGCGTTTTTCGACAACGACACCCTCACTGGAAATTATTTCAGCAATTTCACGGGATCCCACCGACCCAAAGAGCTTACCCTCATCACTTGTCTTTGCTGAGATATGAAAGGTTTTTCCTTCCAATTTTTTCGCCCGTACCTTTGCTTTCTCTAATTGTTCTTCTGCTAACTTCTCTAATTTTGCACGCTGTTTTGCAAATTCTGCAATATGTTTTGCTGTGGCAGGAACAGCCTTTCCATACGGCAACAAAAAATTACGAGCATAACCAGGCTTTACGAGTATTTGATCCCCAATGTTGCCCAAATTGGCCACTTTTTCCTGCAAAATAACTCTCATATTCATAATTTAAATCCTCATTTTTTAATTCTGTAGTAAAGCATAATGCTTTCGAAAATTATAAAAACTATCGATAAGTCCCACGATGGCTAAAGCAATCACTGTAAAGAATGTTAATAACAATAAGGCGATGTAAACTATTATTATTAGTAAGGCCATTTCTCTTCGATTCATTACCAATCGATGAAAGATACTTAAGCCCCCGATCATAAATGGAAATAATAACACAGGATAGATATCCACCAGCCAACTTGGCTCCCACATTAAACCAATACTGGCAATGATTAACAAGCCTGCACCCGCTTGACTGATACGAATTCTAGCAAATTCAAACTGTAATCGTCCAGGAGAAAAGAGAGCCATTTGCCAGCAACGGGCTAAAATCAGCAAAACAATCATCCCAAATAAAACAAAAAAAGCAAAGCCTCCCGTGGCAATAGCAGAAAGATGCTGGGCAAATTCTGCAGAGCAATCGGCGCTTAAATGGAAAGTTAAAGCCCAACCATTAGCCTGCAAATAATTGTGAATTAATCCTATCCATATTTGCCGAATATTCGGAAAAATAAGGTGCACCACGAAAACTGCCAATATACCAATTATAGCAGCCGCTTCTAAAACCCATTGCCAAGAAGCGGTGCGGCATAGGATTAAAGCGAATATAAACACTAAACCACATTGGATAAGTAGTAAATCAAACTGATAAAAAAAGCCAAAATGACGGGTTACTACTAATGCAATTGCGGGTAAAAGAACAAAAGCTAAAACGGCCAACCCTGCCTTATAGCCTTTTTGGAGAGTAACTAATCCTAAAATTAGAGTGACAACGAACCCTATAGGTAGAAGAAAAGCTAATAATGAAGAAGCCAGCGCAGCCATAGCTGCGTGAATGTTATCGGCTAATAAATATTTCCCCAAGTTCTTCATTAACTTGCCCAAATTATTGCCCTCACCTGCCTGCTAATCACAAGAGAGGAGAGGCTCAATTTCTCTTATCGATGCGTATCGCAATATGGCAACAAAGCCAAATAACGAGCCAGCTTAATAGCACGAGATAATTGGCGCTGATATTTAGCGCTTGTTCCGGTAATCCGACTCGGAACCATCCGACCGGATTCCATAATGTAATCTTTTAATGTGTCAATATCTTTGTAATCGATTTCTTGAATGTTTTTTGCTTTAAAAGCACAGAATTTTTTGCGACGAAATGACATATATTTCCTCTTAAGCTTCTTCGGGTATTTTAGCAGTCTCTTCAACGACAATTTTTGGTTTCTCTTTTCGAGACTTCCCTTTTTCAGCGCTTTGCATAATGGATGAAGGCTCAGTAATAGCGTGATTGCGCTTTAAAACTAAATTGCGAATTACCGCATCATTGTAACGAAAAGCATTTTCCAGCTCATTTAGAACAGCTTTATCGCACTCAATATTCATTAAAATATAATGAGCTTTATGTACTTTGTTGATAGAATAAGCTAATTGTTGACGTCCCCAGTCTTCTAAGCGATGGACTTTGCCCTGGCCTTCTTTAATCA
Encoded here:
- the alr gene encoding alanine racemase produces the protein MNRAVATIDLQALKHNFSRIKEIAPQSFVLAMIKSNGYGHGLVRLAKTLPLANAFGVACIDEALILRENGIATPIVVMRGFIDEKELKEFIHYNLVAVIYHSHQLNLLEKNKISSPLQVWLKIDTGMHRLGFSLQKVASAYDRLSACPSVQKPIGLMTHLADADNKDRSFTEWQINQFREIVKDRDVPKSVVNSAGVLSYSTAFLDWIRPGIMLYGVSPFSWEIGVKRNLKPVMTLSARIIAIKNCRPGEVVGYGCIWRSSKNTSIGIVGIGYGDGYPRHAPCGTPTLLHGKICPLIGRVSMDMIAIDLHRESAVKIGDEVILWGNGLPVEQIAEQAGTISYELLCKITQRVQFREK
- the rplI gene encoding 50S ribosomal protein L9 is translated as MRVILQEKVANLGNIGDQILVKPGYARNFLLPYGKAVPATAKHIAEFAKQRAKLEKLAEEQLEKAKVRAKKLEGKTFHISAKTSDEGKLFGSVGSREIAEIISSEGVVVEKREVTLPEGPIRQIGEYEIPVHLHTDVAITVKIEVLSE
- the rpsR gene encoding 30S ribosomal protein S18, translating into MSFRRKKFCAFKAKNIQEIDYKDIDTLKDYIMESGRMVPSRITGTSAKYQRQLSRAIKLARYLALLPYCDTHR
- the rpsF gene encoding 30S ribosomal protein S6 yields the protein MRHYEIVILVHPDQSTQVPAMVERYQAMIKEGQGKVHRLEDWGRQQLAYSINKVHKAHYILMNIECDKAVLNELENAFRYNDAVIRNLVLKRNHAITEPSSIMQSAEKGKSRKEKPKIVVEETAKIPEEA